GTCGAGCTGCGTGTCCATCTGCGCGAGGCGCTGGCGCTGCGGAGGCCGCGCGCTCGGGTCACGGCGCGGCGGAGGCGGGTCGCTCGGCTTGGGCATGCTCGCCGGGGGCACGCTGTTCGGCCGCGGCTGGCTGGGAGGCCGCGAAGGCGAGGGCGCCGACGACGAGGCTCGCGCCGACGCGGCCCGCGACACGGGGGGTGACGATCGGGGCGGCGCCGGCGGCGACGAGCGCGGGGGCGCCGGAGCGCGGGGCGGGATGCGCGAGCTCGGCGTGGACGGCGGCTTCGACGCGGGCCGGGGCCGAGGCTCGGGCAGGTCGAGCCCCGCCTTGCGCAGCTCGGGTAGGAGGACCTCCATCGTGCCCTCGATCGTCGGATCCTCGCCGTCGTCCGGGATCGCGACGTTCGGGTCGGTCTTCTCTTCCTCGCTGGGCCCGCTCATGCTCGGCGCGGGAGCATATCACCAGATGCGGTGGCTCCGGGCCCAGGAGACGAACCAGCGCACCGAGGGCGTCACGAGGTCGTCCGAGCCGACGAGCGCGTCGAACGCCTCGGGGGTGAACCGCGCGACCTCCGCGACCTCGCTGGGCTGCGCCACGAAGGGGCCGTCGCTCTGCCCCTGGTAGAGCACGAGGTGCTCGTAGTGCACGCCCGGCTCCGGCCCGAAGGCGCCGAGGCGCGTCAGCGGGCAGCGCACGCCCAGCTCCTCTTCGAGCTCGCGCGCCGCGACCGCGTCGTACACCGCGTCGAGCCCGGCGTCGGGGGCCTCCAGGTCTGGGTAATCCGGCGCCTCGACGTGTCCGGACGCCGAGATGTCCCAGTGGCCGGGGTAGGTGCGCTTGGCCGCGTGTCGGCGCTGCAGCACGAGCCGCCCCGCGGGATCGAAGAGCAGGACCTGTACGCTCCGATGCGGCAGGCGTCGGTCGTGCACCTCGGCGCGATCGGTCCAGCGAAGGAACCGGTTGTCCGCGTCGACGACGGCGACCTGCTCGGGCATGCTCGGCTTGATAGCATCGCGAGCGAGGGGATACAGACAGCTCATGGCCAAGCGAAAGCGTCGCTCCGCGCTCGGACGGACCCTGAAGGTGCTCCGCCGCAGCTATGCGAACGCGGCCGAGATCGTGCGCGTCGGTCGGCTGACCGCGCCTCACCGCACCGCCTACGACGTCGTGCACAGCGACCGCATGTACTCGCTGCGCCGCTACGAGGGCATCGAGCGCGACGAGGCCGTGGACCGGGTGCCGCTCCTCCTCGTGCCCCCGCTCATGGTCACGAGCGAGATCTACGACATGTCGCCCGACGTGAGCGCGGTCAGCTACCTGCTGGGGCAGGGCGTCGACGTGTGGCTGATCGACTTCGGCGCCCCCGAGCAGATCGAGGGCGGGATGAAGCGCACCCTCGACGACCACGTGCGCGCCTGCGACGACGCGATCCAGCGCGTGCGCGACGCGTGCGACCGCGACGTGCACCTCGCCGGCTACTCGCAGGGCGGCATGTTCTGCTACCAGGCCGCGGCCTATCGTCGGACGGAAGGCCTCGCGTCGATCATCACCTTCGGCAGCCCCGTCGACATCCGGAAGAACACGCCGGTGCCGATGAGCGATCAGGTGGCGGAGAAGCTCATCGGCGGTCTGCGCACCGTGATCGAGCGGCCGCTCAACGAGCTCGAGGGGCTCCCCGGGTTCCTGACCAGCATCGGCTTCAAGATGGTCAGCCCGAAGAAGGAGCTGCAGCAGGTGGTCGACTTCGTGGCCAAGCTCCACGACCGACAGGCGCTCGAGAAGCGCGAGACCCGGCGCCGCTTCCTGGGCGGCGAGGGCTTCGTCGCCTGGCCCGGGCCCGCGCTCCGCACCTTCATCGACGAGTTCATCGTCGCCAACCGCATGGCCTCGGGCGGCTTCGTCATCGACGGCCGCACCGTCACCCTCGCGGACCTGACCTGCCCGATCCTCTTCTTCGTCGGGCTCACCGACGACATCGCGAAGCCCGCCGCGGTGCGCGCCATCACCGGCGCGGCGCTCAACGCCGACGTTCGCGAGGTCGGCCTGCGCGCCGGTCACCTCGGCCTGGTGGTGGGCAGCAAGGCGCTCGCGCAGACGTGGCCCACCGTGTCGGGCTGGATGCGCTGGGTCGACGGCGGCGGAGAGCTGCCCGAGCTGCTCCGCGAGCAAGAGGCGCAGGCGCCCATCGACGACATCGACGACGTCGCGTTCGACGAGCTCGATCTGGACGTCGAGGACTTCTACGACTTCGCGACCGACGCGGTGGAGGAGGCGGTCAAGAGCCTCGGGCGGGTGAGCGAGGACGTCAGCTCCGCCATCGACACGCTGCGCTGGCAGCTCCCGCGGTTGAGCCGACTCCGCAAGATCCGGAGCGACACGCTCGTCAGCCTCGGTCGCGAGCTCGCGCAGAAGGCCGAAGAGATGCCCGACGCCACGTTCTTCCTCTGGAAGGGGCGCGCGTTCAGCTACGCGGACGCCGACCGGCGCGTGGACGCCATCGTGCGCGGGCTGTTCGAGATCGGCGTGCAGCCGGGCGACCGGGTCGGCGTGTTGATGCGCAGCCGCCCGACGTACCTGTCCATCGTCGCGGCGCTCAACCGCATGCGGGCCACGGCGGTGCTGCTCAGCCCCGAGATGAAGCGCGCGTCCCTCGAGCGCGCCCTGAGCGTCGGCCAGGTCAAGCACCTCATCGCCGACCCGGAGAACGTGCGCGCGGCCCGGGACGCGTTCGAGGGCCCCGTGTTCGCGCTCGGCGGGCCCTACGGCGCCGCGCGCGAGATCCCCGACGGCGTCGGCGACATGGAGGACATCGACCCCGCGAAGGTGCATCTGCCGCCGGACTACGAGCCCAACGCGGGCCGCGCGAGCGACGAGGCGATGATCTTGCTCACCGCGGGGCGCGCCGAGGAGCCGCGCGCGGCCCGCATCACGAACCGGCGCTGGGCGTTCAGCGCGCTCGGCGCGGCGGCCGGCGCGAGCCTGGATCCGAACGACACCGTGTATTGCGTCCTGCCGCTGCACCACGCGGCGGGCATCCTGGTCTCCGTCGGCGGCGCGCTCGTCGGCGGCTCGCGGCTG
This sequence is a window from Sandaracinaceae bacterium. Protein-coding genes within it:
- a CDS encoding NUDIX domain-containing protein, coding for MPEQVAVVDADNRFLRWTDRAEVHDRRLPHRSVQVLLFDPAGRLVLQRRHAAKRTYPGHWDISASGHVEAPDYPDLEAPDAGLDAVYDAVAARELEEELGVRCPLTRLGAFGPEPGVHYEHLVLYQGQSDGPFVAQPSEVAEVARFTPEAFDALVGSDDLVTPSVRWFVSWARSHRIW
- a CDS encoding alpha/beta fold hydrolase, with the protein product MAKRKRRSALGRTLKVLRRSYANAAEIVRVGRLTAPHRTAYDVVHSDRMYSLRRYEGIERDEAVDRVPLLLVPPLMVTSEIYDMSPDVSAVSYLLGQGVDVWLIDFGAPEQIEGGMKRTLDDHVRACDDAIQRVRDACDRDVHLAGYSQGGMFCYQAAAYRRTEGLASIITFGSPVDIRKNTPVPMSDQVAEKLIGGLRTVIERPLNELEGLPGFLTSIGFKMVSPKKELQQVVDFVAKLHDRQALEKRETRRRFLGGEGFVAWPGPALRTFIDEFIVANRMASGGFVIDGRTVTLADLTCPILFFVGLTDDIAKPAAVRAITGAALNADVREVGLRAGHLGLVVGSKALAQTWPTVSGWMRWVDGGGELPELLREQEAQAPIDDIDDVAFDELDLDVEDFYDFATDAVEEAVKSLGRVSEDVSSAIDTLRWQLPRLSRLRKIRSDTLVSLGRELAQKAEEMPDATFFLWKGRAFSYADADRRVDAIVRGLFEIGVQPGDRVGVLMRSRPTYLSIVAALNRMRATAVLLSPEMKRASLERALSVGQVKHLIADPENVRAARDAFEGPVFALGGPYGAAREIPDGVGDMEDIDPAKVHLPPDYEPNAGRASDEAMILLTAGRAEEPRAARITNRRWAFSALGAAAGASLDPNDTVYCVLPLHHAAGILVSVGGALVGGSRLALGARFAPEHFWNEARRYGATVVFYAGEMCRALVDAPPELNDVKNPVRLFAGSGMRRDVWERLQQRFKVGVMEFYATTEGNAVLANASGKKVAALGRPLPGATDMSVALYAFETDDFVRDEQGFVQRAGVDQPGMLIARVDRGHPMAGFDGYLDEATTRERIAHDVFERGDAWFKTGDLVRQDADGDFWYVDRVSDTVRTSGGPVYTREIEDLLYRRGDVAMVAVSGHRLPGEDGEVVVATIVPRDGELDLRRLERLVDEKLQPHERPRLVRLVDAIPMTDGYRPLKRALRGPAAQPRAVYARTDGAYKEVADPPRPEARAK